Part of the Candidatus Cloacimonadota bacterium genome is shown below.
ATCATTTTCAGTTAGAATTTTCTTTGTATTTTCAATAACAAATCTTTCTGTTTTTCCTTTATTCAAATAATCAATATAATCATGGGAGAAATCCAAAGCTACCTTTTTCTCATCTTCGGAAACGTCTTCCCAAAAATTCTTTTTCTTATACGCTAATTTTTTTTGCAACTTTTCTGCTTTACTTTTTTCTTTTGACATAAATATCCTTCTGGGAGTTTTTAATCCCGGTTTTTGGTTTGTTGTTCTTTAGTATTATTTTTTTCAGCAATTCAGCAGGTCAGCAATTGCTTTACACCTATAATTTATCTGCGACAGCTTGTGCTACTTCGAGAGTTGTGGAATTTCCACCAAGATCATAAGTTCTCACTTTTCCTTCTTCAATAACTTCTGCAATTGCCTTAAAAAGAGCATCGGCATATTCGTTTTCACCAATGAAATCGAGCATAAGTTTTGTGGAAATCAGCATAGCGATCGGGTTAACTTTATATTGCCCGGCATATTTGGGAGCACTTCCATGAGTTGGTTCGAAAACGCCTAAATCATCACCAATATTTCCGCTTGCTGCAAACCCAAGTCCGCCCACGAGCTGTGCTGAAAGGTCGGAAATAATGTCTCCAAACATATTACTTGAAACTAATATTCCATAATTTTGAGGATTTTTAATCAGCCACATTGCCATAGCATCTACATTCGTTTCCCAAAGTTCAATACCGGGATATTCTGTTGCAACTTTTCGAGCCTCGCGCACCATCAAGCCGGAAGTTTCTCGGATAACATTAGGTTTTTCTACAACCGTAACGGTTTTATACCCATGCTTTTTTGCATATTCAAAAGCATTTCTGACAATTCGACTGCAGGCTTTTCGTGTGAAAATTCTACAGGAAATTGCCAAATCATCAAGTGCTGTACCTTCAAATTTTGCCATTTTTTTATGATTTTCTTTCAATGTACTGAAAACCGCTTCGGGAGTCGGATGAAATTCTACTCCACAATATAAACCCTCTGTATTTTCTCTAAAAATCACAAGATCAATATCATCACGATAATTTAGCGGATTCCCTTTGAATGAAACGCAAGGACGTAAATTTGTATGCAGATTGAATCTTTGTCTAAGTCCCACTATCGGGCTGGAATAGGTCAATCCTTTATTCTGCAATTCGGGAGCGAGTGCCTTTTTTGCTTCTTCTTTCGGTTTGGAAGTAATCGCTCCGAAGAGAGCTGCTTCCACATTACCAAGCAATTCGACAGTTCGATCAGGTAAAGGGTTGCCCTCTTTTTTCCAAAATTCCCAACCAATATCACCGTGAATATATTCAGCGTCCAGATTAATTTTATCCAAGACGATCTTTGCTGCTTCCATCACGTCGTTGCCAACTCCATCACCGGGCAACCATGCAATCTTATGCTTAGCCATATCAATTCTCCTAATATTTTATGCTTTTTATTTTATACTTCAAAATTCCAACCGGTGCTTTTACTTCAACCTCATCCCCCATTTTTTTCCCCAACAATGCCTTGGAGATCGGAGCTTTGCAGGATATTTTTCTCATATTCCCTTCTTTACCGGTTTCGTCTTCACCTACGATTTTATAATTTACAATTACATCTCTTTTCAAATCGAACAATTCAAGTTTCGCTCCAAATCGGACTTCGTTTTTATTTATTTCATCCATATTTACAACTCTGAGAGCAGCAAATTTCATTTGCAATTTTGCTATTTCACCTTCAAGAAATTTCTGATGTTCTTTTGCGGCAGTATATTCTGCATTTTCACTTAAATCTCCCTGCTCGCGAGCTGTGGCTATATCCATGATAACAGCCGGTCTTTCCACTTCAATCATGCGTTTCAGCTTTTGCTTCAACTTTTTTAATCCCTCTGGGGATATATAAACTTTATCCATTTGCTGTAATTCCTTTTATCGCAGAAACTATCTTTTCAATCTTTCTATATTTCTTCGTGCTACTTTTCCGGCTTCCTTTATGCGAGTATTTCCACTTTCTTCCCAATTTTTTATATCCTCTTCAATTATCTTTACATTTTCACAAATAGCGTGAGAAAGAATCTCAACAAAATTGGGATTATAAGTAGATTTATATGTTCCATAAATCTCACGATAATAGTCCTCATCAACCTTGAAAATCGTCTTCAGCAATTTAATATTTCCATCTCTTATGGCTTCGTTATTAATATTCCAGTAAGATTCGCATTTCTGAAAAATTCCCCGTACTTTTGTTTTATCA
Proteins encoded:
- a CDS encoding isocitrate/isopropylmalate dehydrogenase family protein produces the protein MAKHKIAWLPGDGVGNDVMEAAKIVLDKINLDAEYIHGDIGWEFWKKEGNPLPDRTVELLGNVEAALFGAITSKPKEEAKKALAPELQNKGLTYSSPIVGLRQRFNLHTNLRPCVSFKGNPLNYRDDIDLVIFRENTEGLYCGVEFHPTPEAVFSTLKENHKKMAKFEGTALDDLAISCRIFTRKACSRIVRNAFEYAKKHGYKTVTVVEKPNVIRETSGLMVREARKVATEYPGIELWETNVDAMAMWLIKNPQNYGILVSSNMFGDIISDLSAQLVGGLGFAASGNIGDDLGVFEPTHGSAPKYAGQYKVNPIAMLISTKLMLDFIGENEYADALFKAIAEVIEEGKVRTYDLGGNSTTLEVAQAVADKL
- the greA gene encoding transcription elongation factor GreA gives rise to the protein MDKVYISPEGLKKLKQKLKRMIEVERPAVIMDIATAREQGDLSENAEYTAAKEHQKFLEGEIAKLQMKFAALRVVNMDEINKNEVRFGAKLELFDLKRDVIVNYKIVGEDETGKEGNMRKISCKAPISKALLGKKMGDEVEVKAPVGILKYKIKSIKY